GACCGCGGCAGCCGGGTCGACCGGTTAGCCTGGTCTGTCCGACCCGTCCCTGGAGGCCGAACCTGCTCCGCTCCGTCCGCTCGACGCTGCTCGCCGTGGTGGCGGCCTTCGTCGTGCTCGCCGGATCGGTCGCGGGTGGTGGTGCGGCGTCGGCTGCACCGATGTGGCCGGTCCCGCAGCCCTACCCGGTGACCGGTGTGCCGGCGGAGACGCTCGCGGACATCCCGCCGGGCAGCGAGTACGTCGCGCTCGGCGACTCGTACTCCGCGGGGTACGGGCTGTCCGACCCGACGCACCTGCCGACGAGTGCGTGCGGGCAGTCCGCCCAGGACTACCCGCACCGCATCGCCGCGCGCTTCGGGCTCGCCCTCACCGACGTCACGTGCGGCGGCGCCACGAGCGACGACGTCACGAGCGGCTTCCAGTTCAAGGGTGTGCCCCCGCAGATCCGGTCGCTGTCCGAACGCACCCGCCTGGTGACGCTGACGATCGGTGGGAACGACGCCGACCTCTTCGGCACCGCGGCGTCCTGCCTCGCGCTCTCGGCGAAGGGCCCGGTGTTCTCCGGCCGCGACGCACCCTCGTGCCGGAGCACGCTCGTGACCGACGGCGAGGACCTGCTCGGCACGAAGATCGAGTCCCGCGTCGCCCTCGGCATCGCCGACACCCTCGCCGCGGTCAAGGAGGCCGCGCCGAACGCGACGATCGTCTTCCTCGGGTACCCGGCGATCTTCCCGGACGCCGACCACACGCCGAAGGGCGGCTGCTTCCGGTCCGCCCTCGACCTCGGGACGCTCGCGGGGTCCTTCCCGACGAACTCGTACCCGTTCACGAACACCGACGTGCGGTACCTGCACGGCGTGCAGGAGGCGCTGAACGACGTCTCGGCGTCGGCGGCACGAGCAGCCGGGGTCCGGTTCGTGGACGTGTTCTCGTCCACCCAGGCGCACTCGGCGTGCGCGACGAAGAAGCCTTACGTGTCGGGCGTCTCGCTCGACGGCACCGGCGACCTGCGGCGGATCGACCTCGAGCCGGGAGCCCTGCACCCGAACACGCGGGGCGTCGCCTACCTCACGAAGCGCGTGGCCGCCGCCGCGCGCGACCTCGCCGGCTGACCGGTCGCGGCGGGGACCTCCGCGCTGCCGACGTCGTGTGCGCCGTGCGCCGCCCGTGGGACCACGCACACCGGCGACGCCGTCTCCCGCAGGACGTCGTGCAGCACCGACCCCGAGAGCGCCGTCACGTGCCCGAGGCCGAGCACGACGAGCGAGGCACGGCGGGTGTGCGCGGCGATCGCGTGCCCCGGGTGCCCCTCGACGAGCAGCGGGTGGAACCGGACGCCGGGGTACCGAGCGGTCAGGTCCGTCGTGACCCGCTGCAGCAGCTCGGCGTTCCTGGTGCGCCACCGCATCGGGTCCTCGGCGAAGTCCGTGAGGCCCGTGCGGGTCAGCACCGGCATCTCCCAGGCACGCAGGAGCGTCACGCGACGGTGGAGTCGGTGCGCCTCGTCGACGGCGATCGCGAGGGCGCGTTCGTCGATCGGCTCCTCGACCGCGAGGACGACGTCGCCGTCGATCGGGTGCGGTCCCTCCGGCACGACGACCGTCGGCACCGCTGCACGTTCGGCGACCCGGGCCGGGTCCCCACCCGCCGTCGAACCGCGCCGGCCGCGGAAGGTCCCGACGACGAGCAGGTCGCCACCGTCCGACTCCTCGACGAGTGCCGCGGCGAAGGGCCCGGCGTGCCGACGCACCTCGACCCGGACGTCGGGCATCGCGGTGCGGGCAGCGTCCGCCAGGGCGTCGGCCACGCGCTTACCGTCGGGTCCGGTGCGCCCTTCGATCGCCGGGTCCACGCCGATGACCCGGATGCGTTCGATGCCCGTGCCGACCCGGGACGTGACCCAGTGCAGGGCTTCCTCGTGCGGCTTCGCCGCGTCGGCGGCCAGTGTGACCGTCGTCCACCGTTCGTCCATCCCGATCGACCTCCTCGTCCGGGGTCCTCCGGGGGCGTCGCCATGGCGCTCCTTGCGCTGCAAACTACTCCCGTTGCCCGCGGTGTCACCGTTGCCCGCTGTGTAGCCTCGCGCTGTGGTGTTGAGCGCTGGACTCCTGCTGTACCGGGACGACGACGCCGGCGTGCAGGTCTGGATCGCGCACATGGGCGGGCCGTTCTGGCGGAACCGCCCGCGCGCGTGGTCGATCCCGAAGGGGATCGTCGAGGGGGACGAGGACCCGCTCGACACCGCACGGCGCGAGTTCGCCGAGGAGATCGGGGTCGCCGCACCGGACGGACCGGTGACCGACCTCGGCGAGGTGCGACAGGCGTCCGGCAAGCGCGTGCGGGTGTTCGCGGTCGACGCCCCCGGCTTCTCGGTCGATCGGGTGCGGTCGAACACGGCGCTGATCGAGCTGCCGCGGGGCTCCGGACGGTTCGTCGAGGTGCCGGAGGTCGACGACGCACGCTGGGTCCCGATCGACGAGGCGTGGTCGATGGTCGTCGCGGGACAGGTCGCGGCGCTGGACCGGCTGACCGCGGAGTGACCGACCATCACGAACGCGTCTCGTTCTGGACGGACTTCGCGCCCCGTGGATAGCGTGAGCAAGCGTCGAGAATCCGGCGTCTGGCTCAGGGACGAGGTCAGCACGAGCAGGGGAGCACGATGCGGCGCTTGCGCACCGTCACGGCGGCACTGACCGCCCTCGCACTCGGAGGGGGACTCGCGCTCGTCGGCGCGTCGTCCGCCTCCGCCGAACCGGTCGGACACTGGGGGACGTTCACCCTCGCCGGCCAGAGCAAGGCCTACACCGGCACCGTCAGCATGCCTGGCTTCCCGGAGACCACCTTCACGTCCAACTCGCGGCAGTCGACCGTGATCAGCGGCAACTCGACCTGGCAGGGCCCGAACACCGGTCCGGGCACGGCGTACGGGTCGAGTCGCGGCAACACATACCTCAACCAGCGACCGCTCGCCGATGCGGCCGGCCAGCCGTCGGTCACCACCTACACGTTCGCGGAGCCGACACCGGGTGCGAGCAGCTGGTCCTTCGTGCTCGGCGACGTCGACGCCGACCGTGCGACGATCTCGGCGGTCACCCAGTCGGGCGCCGCCGCGACCGCCGCCGACCTCGGGTTCCAGAGCGTCTACAACTCGTGCTCGGCGACCTCGCCGGGTGGCTGGTCGTGCCCGGCGGATCCGGACGGGTCGACCGGGCGGGACGTCCCGACCTGGGACCCCGCCACGCTGACGCTCACGGGCAACACGGGCTCGGTGGACACCGCCGGCGCCACAGCCTGGTTCTCGCCGACGACCCCGCTGACGAGCCTGACCATCACCTACGAGCGTCGGAGCGGGTTCCCCGTGTACCAGACGTGGTTCGCCAACCGCACCGCCGCGATCACCGGCACGGCCACGCTCGACGGCACGCCGATCCCCGGCGCGACCGTCACCGTGACGGCGCCGCGCGGGACCGTGTACACGACGACGACGGACGCCGAGGGGAAGTACGCGTTCCCCGAGCTCCCCGTCATCAACGACTACGAGGTGGCGATCACCGCTCCGCCCGGGGCGACGGGTGCCGCCACGGCGACGGGTGTCTCGTTGAACGGCGTCCCGGGAGATGCGGACCAGGTCCGCGACCTCACGTTCACGTCGCCAACGGGGACCACCGCGGTGATCGGACAGGTCGTCGACGACGCGGGCAACCCTGCGGCGGACGTCCCCGTTGTCATCACGGACCCGAACGCGGCCGCGCCGATCCAGACGGTCACGAACGACGAGGGCTACTACACGGCGTCAGGCCTGACCCCGAACACACCGGTCACCGTCGCCGTCGACGGGGCGGACCCGGTCACGGTCACGACGGGTGAGGCGGCTCCCGCGGCACCCACGCGGGCCGACCCGATCGAGACCGCCGCCGTCGCGAGCGTCGGCGGCGTCGTCCGCCTCGACGGGACACCGCAGGGCGGGGTGGCCGTGGAGCTGCTCGACGCGGCCGGCACGGTCGTCGCGACGACGGTCACCGGCACTGACGGCTCGTACTCGTTCACGACGGTGGGTGGCACCTACACGGTCCGTTCGGCACTGCCGACAC
The sequence above is a segment of the Curtobacterium sp. BH-2-1-1 genome. Coding sequences within it:
- a CDS encoding NUDIX domain-containing protein yields the protein MVLSAGLLLYRDDDAGVQVWIAHMGGPFWRNRPRAWSIPKGIVEGDEDPLDTARREFAEEIGVAAPDGPVTDLGEVRQASGKRVRVFAVDAPGFSVDRVRSNTALIELPRGSGRFVEVPEVDDARWVPIDEAWSMVVAGQVAALDRLTAE
- a CDS encoding SGNH/GDSL hydrolase family protein; its protein translation is MVAAFVVLAGSVAGGGAASAAPMWPVPQPYPVTGVPAETLADIPPGSEYVALGDSYSAGYGLSDPTHLPTSACGQSAQDYPHRIAARFGLALTDVTCGGATSDDVTSGFQFKGVPPQIRSLSERTRLVTLTIGGNDADLFGTAASCLALSAKGPVFSGRDAPSCRSTLVTDGEDLLGTKIESRVALGIADTLAAVKEAAPNATIVFLGYPAIFPDADHTPKGGCFRSALDLGTLAGSFPTNSYPFTNTDVRYLHGVQEALNDVSASAARAAGVRFVDVFSSTQAHSACATKKPYVSGVSLDGTGDLRRIDLEPGALHPNTRGVAYLTKRVAAAARDLAG
- a CDS encoding universal stress protein, encoding MDERWTTVTLAADAAKPHEEALHWVTSRVGTGIERIRVIGVDPAIEGRTGPDGKRVADALADAARTAMPDVRVEVRRHAGPFAAALVEESDGGDLLVVGTFRGRRGSTAGGDPARVAERAAVPTVVVPEGPHPIDGDVVLAVEEPIDERALAIAVDEAHRLHRRVTLLRAWEMPVLTRTGLTDFAEDPMRWRTRNAELLQRVTTDLTARYPGVRFHPLLVEGHPGHAIAAHTRRASLVVLGLGHVTALSGSVLHDVLRETASPVCVVPRAAHGAHDVGSAEVPAATGQPARSRAAAATRFVR
- a CDS encoding carboxypeptidase-like regulatory domain-containing protein: MRTVTAALTALALGGGLALVGASSASAEPVGHWGTFTLAGQSKAYTGTVSMPGFPETTFTSNSRQSTVISGNSTWQGPNTGPGTAYGSSRGNTYLNQRPLADAAGQPSVTTYTFAEPTPGASSWSFVLGDVDADRATISAVTQSGAAATAADLGFQSVYNSCSATSPGGWSCPADPDGSTGRDVPTWDPATLTLTGNTGSVDTAGATAWFSPTTPLTSLTITYERRSGFPVYQTWFANRTAAITGTATLDGTPIPGATVTVTAPRGTVYTTTTDAEGKYAFPELPVINDYEVAITAPPGATGAATATGVSLNGVPGDADQVRDLTFTSPTGTTAVIGQVVDDAGNPAADVPVVITDPNAAAPIQTVTNDEGYYTASGLTPNTPVTVAVDGADPVTVTTGEAAPAAPTRADPIETAAVASVGGVVRLDGTPQGGVAVELLDAAGTVVATTVTGTDGSYSFTTVGGTYTVRSALPTPDATGTATSTAVTLVGGGADQTRDFAFTTPAAPEAVTTNANGRVLDTNDAPVAGRTVTATPDEADSGGPVTATTDADGRYTLDGLAPSTDYTVSVSGSDATVGFTSGLDDTDVVTVDDLVVAAAATPSPTPTATPTPSASPVTTTAPVAATGSGPTNGALAYTGADLTPGLIAAGVLVLLGGGLLTFRAVRNRRRTSHLQD